In Choloepus didactylus isolate mChoDid1 chromosome 6, mChoDid1.pri, whole genome shotgun sequence, one DNA window encodes the following:
- the LOC119536323 gene encoding olfactory receptor 5B12-like: MENISEVTEFILVGLTDAKELQVPLFLIFTLIYFITLVGNLGMIVLILLDSNLHTPMYFFLSNLSLVDCVYASAITPKVMVGVFMGDKIISYSACAAQMFFFAAFATTESFLLASMAFDRHAAVCKPLHYTTTMTSMVCALLITGSYICGLLQSTIHVAFTFHLSFCHSNVVNHFFCDIPPLLALSCSDIYSNQIMLFTLAAFNVFFTLFVILNSYLFIFIAILRMHSIEGWKKAFSTCASHITTVFIFYGTVTFMYLQPSSSHSMDTDKIASVFYTMVIPMLNPLVYSLRNKEVRSAFMKVVEKAKSSLGLTY, encoded by the coding sequence ATGGAGAACATTTCAGAGGTGACTGAATTCATCCTTGTAGGGTTAACAGATGCCAAAGAGCTTCAGGTCCCTTTATTTCTAATCTTCACTCTCATTTACTTCATCACTCTGGTTGGGAACCTTGGGATGATTGTGTTGATTCTGTTAGACTCTAATCTCCACactcccatgtactttttcctgaGTAATCTCTCCCTGGTGGACTGTGTTTATGCCTCAGCCATCACTCCCAAAGTGATGGTGGGGGTTTTCATGGGAGACAAGATCATCTCCTACAGTGCATGTGCTGCCCAGATGTTCTTCTTTGCAGCCTTTGCCACTACTGAAAGTTTCCTTTTGGCTTCCATGGCCTTTGACCGCCATGCAGCAGTGTGTAAACCCCTGCATTACACCACCACCATGACAAGCATGGTGTGTGCACTACTGATTACTGGCTCCTACATCTGTGGACTCTTGCAATCAACCATTCATGTTGCCTTCACTTTCCATCTCTCCTTCTGCCATTCCAATGTAGTCaatcactttttctgtgacatTCCCCCACTGCTGGCTCTCTCTTGTTCTGATATCTACTCAAACCAGATTATGCTTTTCACCTTGGCAGCATTCAATGtctttttcactctctttgtTATCTTGAACtcctacttatttatttttattgctatccTGAGGATGCACTCCATTGAGGGATGGAagaaagccttctccacctgtgctTCCCACATCacaactgttttcattttctatggGACAGTCACCTTCATGTACTTACAGCCCAGCTCCAGTCATTCCATGGACACAGACAAAATAGCATCTGTTTTCTACACCATGGTAATCCCCATGCTGAACCCTCTGGTATATAGCCTGAGGAACAAAGAAGTCAGGAGTGCATTTATGAAGGTTGTTGAAAAAGCAAAGTCTTCATtgggcttgacttattaa
- the LOC119536304 gene encoding olfactory receptor 5B2-like — protein sequence MENNTEVTQFILLGLTNAPELQVPLFAVFTLIYLISVFGNLGMIVLILLDSRLHTSMYFFLCNLSLVDFGYSSAVTPKVMAGFLTGDKVISYNACAAQMFFFVAFATVESYLLASMAYDRYAAVCKPLHYTTTMTSVCVQLVIGSYVCGFLNSSIHTGDIFRLSFCRSNVIHHFFCDIPAVMILSCSDRHVSELVVVFVVSFNIFFALLVIVTSYLLIFVTILKMHSADGYQKALSTCASHLTAVFIFYGTLIFMYVQPSSSHSMDTDKMASTFYAIVIPMLNPLVYSVRNKEVKSAFKKVVERKHSL from the coding sequence ATGGAGAATAATACAGAAGTGACTCAATTCATCCTGCTAGGACTAACCAATGCCCCAGAACTGCAGGTCCCCCTGTTTGCAGTGTTCACCCTCATTTACCTCATCAGTGTATTTGGAAATCTCGGGATGATTGTGTTGATTCTCTTGGACTCTCGACTTCACActtccatgtactttttcctctgtAACCTCTCTCTGGTGGACTTCGGTTACTCCTCAGCTGTCACTCCCAAGGTGATGGCTGGGTTCCTCACAGGAGATAAAGTCATCTCCTACAATGCATGTGCTGCTCAGATgttcttttttgtagcatttgccaCTGTGGAAAGTTACCTCTTGGCCtcaatggcctatgaccgctatgcaGCAGTGTGTAAACCCCTACATTACACCACCACCATGACAAGTGTATGTGTACAACTGGTTATAGGTTCCTATGTCTGTGGTTTCCTGAATTCCTCCATCCACACTGGGGACATATTCCGCCTCTCCTTCTGTAGATCCAATGTGATCCATCACTTTTTCTGTGATATTCCAGCAGTCATGATTCTCTCTTGCTCTGATAGACATGTTAGTGagcttgttgttgtttttgtggtGAGCTTCAATATCTTTTTTGCTCTTCTGGTGATCGTGACTTCCTACCTGCTCATATTTGTCACCATCCTGAAGATGCATTCAGCTGATGGATACCAGAAGGCTTTATCCACTTGTGCTTCTCACCTCACTGCAGTCTTCATCTTCTACGGGACACTCATCTTCATGTATGTACAGCCAAGCTCCAGTCACTCCATGGACACAGACAAAATGGCATCCACGTTCTATGCTATTGTCATCCCCATGCTGAACCCTCTGGTCTACAGCGTGAGGAACAAGGAGGTCAAGAGTGCATTTAAGAAGGTTGTTGAGAGGAAACATTCTCTCTAG